A window of the Streptomyces formicae genome harbors these coding sequences:
- a CDS encoding SHOCT domain-containing protein, whose product MNTLAYDGPGPWILFFPLIWAAVIFGGVTLLRRTVWRGRGGPWRAHAVHDGQSPIAVLGRRFAAGEIDEDEYWRRLSVLDEQFGPHSKRGAA is encoded by the coding sequence ATGAACACGCTGGCCTACGACGGGCCCGGCCCGTGGATTCTCTTCTTCCCGCTGATCTGGGCGGCCGTGATCTTCGGCGGTGTCACGCTGCTGCGCCGCACCGTCTGGCGGGGCCGCGGTGGGCCGTGGCGCGCGCACGCGGTGCACGACGGGCAGTCGCCGATCGCCGTGCTGGGTCGCCGGTTCGCCGCCGGGGAGATCGACGAGGACGAGTACTGGCGGCGGCTGTCCGTCCTCGACGAGCAGTTCGGCCCGCACTCCAAGCGCGGCGCCGCGTAA